From a region of the Gymnogyps californianus isolate 813 chromosome 22, ASM1813914v2, whole genome shotgun sequence genome:
- the LOC127024955 gene encoding LOW QUALITY PROTEIN: putative heat shock 70 kDa protein 7 (The sequence of the model RefSeq protein was modified relative to this genomic sequence to represent the inferred CDS: inserted 2 bases in 1 codon; deleted 1 base in 1 codon), producing the protein MASPWIIVFGIRKPQVDAGQPGKVIIPVPAYLSDSQNQATKGVGVIAGITVLRGFNETTSAALAYSLHHPDGEHNVLIFNTGRRGISVSIFIIDGNVVEVKAMVGDTYLGGDDFDNRLVSIFMDEFLKKHQESVRQDKRAVWRLRKACKVAEQTPTSSMKVTITLDCLXKGVTLQADITHAQFKDLSTNFLVGRYQEGVAEQGGDPEGSRGP; encoded by the exons ATGGCCTCCCCCTGGATCATAGTCTTTGGGATCCGAAAACCTCAAG TCGATGCGGGGCAGCCAGGAAAAGTGATCATCCCTGTGCCAGCTTATCTCAGCGACTCCCAGAACCAGGCCACCAAAGGTGTCGGGGTGATTGCTGGCATCACTGTGCTGAGGGGCTTCAATGAGACGACGTCAGCAGCCCTGGCCTACAGCCTCCATCACCCTGATGGAGAGCACAATGTCCTCATCTTTAATACGGGCCGT AGGGGCATCAGCGTCTCCATCTTCATCATAGATGGGAATGTTGTTGAGGTGAAAGCCATGGTTGGGGACACTTACCTGGGAGGCGATGACTTTGACAACCGTTTGGTGAGCATCTTCATGGATGAATTCTTAAAGAAGCATCAAGAGAGCGTCAGGCAGGACAAACGAGCTGTTTGGAGGCTCAGGAAAGCCTGCAAGGTGGCCGAACAGACTCCCACCTCCAGCATGAAAGTCACCATCACCTTGGACTGCCT TAAAGGGGTCACCTTGCAGGCAGACATTACCCATGCCCAGTTTAAGGACCTGAGCACCAACTTCTTGGTTGGCAGATACCAAGAAGGGGTGGCTGAACAAGGAGGAGACCCTGAAGGTAGCAGAGGACCATGA
- the LOC127025115 gene encoding digestive cysteine proteinase 1-like, with the protein MEGLGWLLVLGAAVLLGSECKAPLETPTFGDIYHVTGVISLPYAEIREPFEAWYNLTGGKSRIEYYGGQVVTYQFGSIEPFGASFKVTPETTETEVNVRKCFRINGTDGDLIAPQSVFPSLENFKRVREERFRGQRCAVWQNVSYWGRKKNVYTLRVGSSARGPVPLHYEVHGFNSLLGSHYDKYEIDYSSFSHRFPSSVFHLPEGVQCEQWPAAGPEHRIVANPMQEFVGRVPETDHVHHHLFHRYKVRFGKSYGSEEEHEHRKRTFIHNMRFVHSRNRAALSYTLALNHLADRTPQELAALRGRRRSGAPNNGQPFPTELYAGLILPESLDWRLYGAVTPVKDQAVCGSCWSFATTGAMEGALFLKTGVLTPLSQQVLIDCSWGFGNQACDGGEEWRAYEWIMKHGGIASTESYGPYLGQNGYCHCNQSELVAQLAGYASVEPGSAAGLKAALVKHGPVAVNIDASHKSFAFYANGVYEEPHCGNETSALDHAVLAVGYGVLHGKSYWLIKNSWSTYWGNDGYILMAMKDNNCGVATAASFPILA; encoded by the exons ATGGAGGGGCTGGggtggctgctggtgctgggggctgccgTGCTGCTGG GCTCAGAGTGCAAAGCTCCTCTGGAGACACCCACGTTTGGGGACATCTACCATGTCACAG GAGTCATCAGCTTGCCCTACGCGGAGATCAGGGAGCCCTTCGAAGCCTGGTACAACCTCACCGGGGGGAAGAGCCGCATCGAGTACTACGGTG gCCAAGTGGTCACCTACCAGTTTGGCTCCATCGAGCCCTTCGGCGCCAGCTTCAAAGTGACGCCCGAGACCACGGAGACGGAGGTCAACGTCCGCAAGTGCTTCCGCATCAACGGCACCGACGGAGACCTCATCGCCCCGCAGAGCGTCTTCCCCAGCCTGGAGAACTTCAAG CGGGTGCGGGAGGAGCGCTTCCGCGGGCAGCGCTGCGCCGTCTGGCAGAACGTCTCCTACTGGGGTCGCAAGAAGAACGTCTACACGCTGCGGGTGGGCAGCTCTGCCCGCGGCCCCGTGCCCCTGCACTATGAGGTGCACGGCTtcaacagcctcctgggctccCACTACGACAAGTACGAGATCGACTACTCCTCCTTCAGCCACCGCTTCCCCTCCAGCGTCTTCCACCTCCCCGAGG GGGTGCAGTGTGAGCAGTGGCCCGCGGCCGGCCCCGAGCACCGCATTGTGGCCAACCCCATGCAGGAGTTTGTGGGGAGGGTGCCGGAGACAGACCACGTCCACCACCACCTCTTCCACCGCTACAAGGTGCGGTTTGGGAAGAGCTACGGCAGCGAGGAGGAGCACGAGCATCGCAAGCGCACCTTCATCCATAACATGCG GTTCGTGCACTCGAGGAACCGCGCCGCGCTCTCCTACACGCTGGCGCTGAACCACCTGGCCGACCGCACGCCCCAGGAGCTGGCCGCCCTGCGGGGCCGTCGCCGGAGCGGGGCTCCCAACAACGGGCAGCCCTTCCCCACCGAGCTCTATGCCGGCCTCATCCTGCCCGAGAGCCTCGACTGGCGGCTGTACG GTGCTGTGACCCCCGTGAAGGACCAGGCTGTCTGCGGGTCCTGCTGGAGCTTCGCTACGACGGGCGCGATGGAGGGTGCCCTCTTCCTCAAG ACCGGCGTGCTGACCCCCCTGTCCCAACAAGTCCTCATCGACTGCTCCTGGGGCTTCGGGAATCAGGCGTGTGATGGGGGTGAGGAGTGGCGAGCCTACGAATGGATCATGAAGCACGGCGGCATCGCCAGCACCGAGTCCTACGGGCCCTATCTGGGGCAG AATGGCTACTGCCACTGCAACCAGTCAGAGCTGGTGGCCCAACTTGCCGGCTACGCCAGCGTGGAGCCGGGCAGTGCCGCGGGGCTGAAGGCTGCGCTGGTCAAGCACGGCCCCGTGGCCGTCAACATCGATGCCTCGCACAAGTCCTTCGCCTTCTACGCCAACGGTGTCTACGAGGAGCCCCACTGCG GAAACGAGACGTCAGCGCTGGACCACGCAGTACTGGCCGTGGGCTACGGGGTCCTGCACGGCAAGAGCTACTGGCTCATCAAGAACTCCTGGTCCACGTACTGGGGCAATGACGGCTACATCCTCATGGCCATGAAGGACAACAACTGCGGCGTGGCCACcgctgcctccttccccatcctGGCCTGA
- the LOC127024956 gene encoding LOW QUALITY PROTEIN: procathepsin L-like (The sequence of the model RefSeq protein was modified relative to this genomic sequence to represent the inferred CDS: inserted 1 base in 1 codon) gives VLANPMEDLVGRHQPWAHEVFHHYRRRXGRQYGSARELEHRQSIFVHNMRFVHSRNRAALSYTLALNHLADRTPQELAALRGHRRSGAPNNGQPFPTELYAGLILPESLDWRMYGAVTPVKDQAVCGSCWSFATTGAMEGALFLKTGVLTPLSQQVLIDCSWGFGNYACDGGEEWRAYEWIKKHGGIASTESYGTYKGQNGLCHYNQSEMLAKITGYVNVTSGNITAVKAAIYKHGPVAVSIDASHKTFSFYSNGIYYEPKCGNKPGLLDHAVLAVGYGVLQGETYWLIKNSWSTYWGNDGYILMAMKDNNCGVATEATYPILA, from the exons GTGCTGGCGAACCCCATGGAGGACCTGGTGGGACGGCACCAGCCCTGGGCCCACGAGGTCTTCCACCACTACCGCAGGC CTGGGCGGCAGTACGGCTCCGCGCGGGAGctggagcacaggcagagcatCTTTGTGCACAACATGAG GTTCGTGCACTCGAGGAACCGTGCCGCGCTCTCCTACACGCTGGCACTGAACCACCTGGCCGACCGCACGCCCCAGGAGCTGGCCGCCCTGCGGGGCCATCGCCGGAGCGGGGCTCCCAACAACGGGCAGCCTTTCCCCACCGAGCTCTACGCCGGCCTCATCCTGCCCGAGAGCCTCGACTGGCGCATGTACG GTGCTGTGACCCCCGTGAAGGACCAGGCTGTCTGCGGGTCCTGCTGGAGCTTCGCTACGACGGGCGCGATGGAGGGTGCCCTCTTCCTCAAG ACCGGCGTGCTGACCCCCCTGTCCCAACAAGTCCTCATTGACTGCTCCTGGGGCTTCGGGAACTACGCCTGTGACGGGGGCGAGGAGTGGCGAGCCTACGAGTGGATCAAGAAACATGGCGGCATCGCCAGCACCGAGTCCTACGGCACCTACAAGGGGCAG AACGGCTTGTGCCACTACAACCAGTCTGAGATGCTGGCCAAGATCACGGGCTATGTCAACGTCACCTCGGGCAACATCACGGCAGTCAAAGCTGCCATCTACAAGCACGGCCCCGTGGCCGTCAGCATCGACGCCTCGCACAAGACCTTCTCCTTCTACTCCAACGGCATCTACTATGAGCCCAAGTGCG GAAATAAGCCGGGACTGCTGGACCACGCGGTGCTGGCCGTGGGCTACGGGGTCCTGCAGGGAGAGACCTACTGGCTCATCAAGAACTCCTGGTCCACGTACTGGGGCAACGATGGCTACATCCTCATGGCCATGAAGGACAACAACTGCGGCGTGGCCACCGAAGCCACCTACCCCATCCTGGCCTGA